CCTGCCCTCGATATTGCCGACAAAATTGATTCCTGCTTTTTGCAAGAGGTGGTAGGCGGCCAGGGTAACCTCATTCCCTTTGGTTTCTTCCTCCCCGTTGCTTAAAAGACCAACCCGGGGGCAGGTAATGCCGAATATCTTTTTGGCATAGAGGTAACCCATTACCCCGAACTGGAGCAGGTGATAGGGTTTGCAGTCAACATTTGCGCCCGCGTCAAGGAGAACCGTCAGGCCTTTTTCGTTGGGAAGCACTCCGGCAATTGCCGGACGGTCAATCCCTTTAATCCTTCCCAGGCCAAACAAAGCAGCAGCCATAGCGGCGCCGGTGCTGCCGGCCGAAACCAGGGCGCTGGCCTCACCATCCCTGACAAGCTGGGTTGCCTTTACAATTGAAGAATTTTTCTTGCGCCTGACGGCAACAGCAGGATGCTCCCTCATTTCAATGACCTCGGGAGCATGAACAATATTAACCAGCCCGCCGGCATTGCTTCTGCCCAATTCAGCCCGCAGTTGCTCCTCGTCCCCCACCAGAATAATATTCAGCCTGTACTGTTCTGCAGCCAGGAGGGCACCTTTGACTATCTCCCGCGGAGCATAGTCCCCGCCCATGGCGTCAATGGCAATTTTCACCGCGGTATTACCTCCCCCGGCACTGCAAAAATTAAAAACCTGCCCAAAAACACCACTTCATCCTTTACGTAAGAGGTAACCTTTACCATGTATTTATTGCCTTTTTTTATTTTTATAACCGCCTTTGCTAAAACTTTTTCACCCCGGTATACCGGCCGCTTAAAGTTGACCCTGGCAATTCCGGTCAAGGCTGCCTCGGCATCAATTACCGCCACGGCCAGAGAATTGGCCTGGGCAAACAGATGATGGCCCCTCACAATCCTGGTTTTACTAAGGGTCATTGCAGGCGTAACGGTTAAAATGGACATACCTGATTTGCCCACATCCAGGTCTACCAATTCGCCCACCAGCTCTTCCCCTGAAAGCGTTCTCAATTGCAGGCCGGCGCCCCTTGCCACGTTCTTAAGCCTTTCCTTCAGTTCGGGTATCTTCAGTTCCATTCTGTCCAGCCTTATGGTCTGTACGCTCACCTTAAGGATATGAGCCAGATCTTCATCGGTTAAGAAGGGATCGCTTTCCAGTAACCTGGTCAGGTTCCGCTGCCTTTTAATTTTGTTAACGCTTTCCCGGGTCACGCCCTCACCCTCAATAACAACCTAAGCTCATATAAAATTAGTACCAGGTACTAAAAATAGTATAATGTACCTTTTTTGAATTTGCAAGTTAAATAAAAAAAAATAAGCTCCGGCTTAGATACTGGAAGCTTATTTCAAAAATTCACACTTTTTGCTTTATTTTACTGCTCCAACTTCCCTTCCCTTGTAATACCCGCATTCCGGACATAAATGGTGAGGTATGATCAATGCGCGGCACTGCGGACAGTTGACCAGATTCGGCTGTTCCAGTTTTAAGTTGACCGCGCGCCGCTGTCTGCCGCGCTGCTTGGAGGCTTTCCTCTTTGGTACGCCCATACTCACTCCACCTCCTTTAAATCCCAAATTTAAATGCCGCAAATTAAAAATCCCGTTAAAGCCTGCCTGTTCTTTCTGCCGGCACCCTACTCCGGCCGCTCCCTGCCCTTTATGAGATTCTTCAGTACGCTCAGGCGGGGATCGACATCCTCACCCTCGCACCGGCACCGGCCCTCGTTAAGGTTATGTCCGCACCCGGGACAAAGCCCCAGGCAGTCCATGCGGCAAACCGCTTTCATCGGCAGGGACAAGATGATGCTCTTGAGCACCTCGGGAGTAATGTCAAGCACATCTCCCGAAAAAGGCACGGTTTCCTCCCCGCCATCTGGTACTGGTGTATAGGTTTCCTGTACCGACACCGTAAAAGGGTAGTCAAAAGGATCCAGGCACCGGCTGCAGTTAAGCTTTATCCTGCCTGATGCCTCCCCTTCCACCGTCAGGGCTGAACCGGTGTTGGCGACGTTCAGGACGGCTTTTACAGGGCCGGAAAATTCCAGGAGTTCCCCTTGCAGTTCCAGCGGAGGCAAGGATTCAGCCAGCAACTCAAACCTGGCAGAATCGCCCGGCGCCCTTTTCAGTCTGGCTACATCCAGTTTAAGCAAAATCTTATCACCCCGTGTTCAACATCCAAAATTATATTAAGATGGCCGGGTTTTGTCAAGTTTTTTCAATAGCTGGCGTCGCCGGCATGCTGCAATCCATAGAACCGAGCAGAGGAACAAGGAGGCAAAAAATCCGGCCGGGGTCTAAAGCGGTTTAGCCAGGCCATATAATTATTTATGTAGAAAAGCTCAGGCTGGTGAACGCTGTGGCCGGATTGCACCCAAATTATCGAAAAAGCCTTCGTAAAGATGCAGCCCGCCTTTTTTGGACCGCCTGCACCCTGGCCCTGGTAGCCGGCATGGTCACCAGCCCGCATATTGCCTTCGAAGGTGCCGTAGCCGGCTTGAAAACCTGGTGGAACATCGTCTTTCCGGCCCTCCTGCCCTTTTTCATAGCCTCGGAAATGCTGATGAGCCTCGGTGTGGTCCACTTTATGGGGGTGCTGCTCGAACCGGTAATGCGCCCGCTCTTTAACGTCCCGGGCACCGGGTCTTTTGTTGTGGCTATAGGTTACACCTCGGGCTGCCCAATTGGCTCGGCCGTAACCGCCAGGCTGCGTTCTGAAGGATTATGCACCAGAATTGAGGCCGAAAGGTTAATGTCGTTTACCAATAATTCAAGCCCGCTTTTTATGCTGGTTGCCGTGGCAGTGGGCATGTTCAACAACCCAGGCCTGGGAGTTATAATAGCCGGCGCCCATTACCTGTCCAATCTCACCCTGGGGCTGGCACTGCGCTTTTACGCGCCAAACGATCCCGAACGAATCCCTGAATCCCCTGTAAAAAGCAAGGGTCTGGTCAACCTGGCCTTCCGCCGCCTGCTGGAAGTACAGCGGCAGGAAAACCGGACGCCGGGTAAAATCATCGGGGATGCTGTGCGCAACGCCGTCACCGCCCTTCTCAACATCGGCGGTTTCATCATTCTTTTTGCCGTACTTATCAGAATGCTGGATGCCGCCGGGATCATCGACGCCCTGGCCGCCTGCCTTGGCGTGGTTCTCCTGCCGCTGGGGTTTTCCCCGGAAATTCTTCCCGCAATCGGAAGCGGAATTTTCGAAATGACCATCGGGTCAAAGCTTGCCAGCGAAGCAGCGGTGCCGTTGGACCAGCAGGTTGCGGCGGTGGGCATAATCCTGGCCTGGAGCGGCCTTTCGGTACATGCCCAGGCGGCCAGCATGATTGCCGGCACAGATATAAGAATGTACCCGTTTATACTTTCCCGTCTGGCACATGCCTCCCTGGCCGGTCTTTACACATACGCCGCCTGCAGGTGGGCAGGGCCGCTGGAAGAATTGGGTGCTCCAGCCTTCGCCGCCGCAGCAAAAATCCACCCGGCAAACTTGTTTTGGGCAAACTTAAAAACTTTTGCCTGCTTTGCCGCAGTGCTGGCCACGATAATCCTGCTGGCGCTGATAATACACCTCGCCTGCGCCCTAATTCCGTTTCCCAGGCGCAGGTAAATGCTTTTTAGCCTTGTTTTTTCAAGCGCTCCGCCATAAAAAAGCGGAGTGCTTTATTTATGCATTTACCGGGAGCACGGCGGAAAAGATAATATTGTTCAATTGTTTGAACGCAAACGGGACAAGAAGGTGAAATAATTGGCCGACCTGACCAGCTTTTTTAACCCGGGGTCGGTAGCCGTAATTGGAGCATCCAGGTCGCCTGGCAAAATTGGCAATGTTATTGTAAAAAATTTAATTAAAAGCGGCTACCGCGGTAAAATCTTCCCTGTCAACCCTAAAGAAGCTGAAATTGAAGGCATTCCCTGTTATCCGTCAATTGAAAGAGCACCCGAGCCGGCCGGTTTGGCAATAATTTCCGTACCGGCGGCCAAGGTGCTTGAAGCCGCAGAAGAATGCGGCAAAACCGGCGTTAAGTACCTGGTGGTAATTTCTGCCGGATTCAAGGAAACCGGGAAAGAGGGGCTCGAACTGGAACGCAGGCTGGTGGAAACTTGCAAAAAATATAAAATGCGGATGCTCGGACCCAACTGCGTGGGCTTTATGGATACCCACGTACCCATCAATGCCTCTTTTGCCGCCGGTTTTCCGATGAAAGACGAGATTGCCTTCATCTCCCAGAGCGGTGCCATGGTTCTGTCAATTCTTGATTGGAGCTTTCAGGCCGGCCTGGGCTTCAGCAAATTTGTCAGCCTGGGAAACAAGGCTGAACTGACCGAAGCCCATCTTATCGAGGACGCTGCCGAAGATCCTTACACAAAAGTTATTCTCTGCTATATCGAAGACGTTGAAAACGGCCCTCATTTCCTGGAGGTAGCCAGGCGGGCCAGCAGGAAAAAGCCGGTTATAATATTAAAGTCAGGCACCAGCCAGGCCGGCGCCCAGGCCGCTTCCTCCCATACGGGGGCTCTTGCCGGCAGCGACCTGGCTTACGAAACGGCCTTCCGTCAGTGCGGGGTAATCCGCGCCAGAAGCATGCCGGAACTTTTCGATCTGGCCGTTGCCTTTGCCTGCCAGCCGGTGCCAAAAGGGGAAAAGGTGGCCATTATTACCAATTCCGGAGGACCCGGAATAGTAGCTACAGACAACGTAGAGCTGAAAAACCTCAAGATGGCACGCTTTACCAAAGAAACACTAAACGAATTGCGCAGCTACCTCCCCCCCGAGTCTAACATTTACAACCCGGTTGACGTGCTCGGGGACGCCAAGGCCGACCGTTACCGTTTTGCCCTGGAAAAGGTGCTGGCCGACCCGGGAGTTGACAGTGTGGTGGTCCTGGTCTGCCCGGCCGGAGTAACCGAACCCCTGGAAACGGCCAGGACAATGATTGAGCTGGGGAAGGCCTATCCGGAAAAACCCCTTTTTGCAGCCTTTATGGGCGGCGAAAGACTTCACGGCGGGGTCAGGGCGCTTTCTGAAGCAAAAATTCCTTGTTTCACCTTTCCAGAACCGGCCATTTCAGCCATCAGCGGCCTGGTCGGCTACGCCAGAACCAGGGAACGGCCGCAGAAGGAAGAGGTTTTTAATTTTAAAGACCTGGACAAAAAAATAGTCAAGGCCATCTTTTACGATGTAAAAAAAGATAACCGCCTGGTTCTTTTGGGCAGCGAGGCTGCCGAAGTGGTAGCCGCCTACGGCGTGCCCGTTGCGCCCACCGTTTTATCCTCCAGTCCCGAAGAAGCTGCCGGGCAGGCCGATAAAATAGGCTACCCGGTGGTTTTAAAAATAGCTTCTCCCAAAATCATGCACAAAACGGATGTAGGAGGAGTTAAAACAGGTCTGGCAACGCACGACCAGGTAAAAGCGGGATTTATAGAGATAATGGATAACGTCCATCGTTATCTGCCCCGTGTATCGGTTTACGGAGTAGAAGTGCAGAAAATGATGCCAAAAGGCATTGAACTGATCATAGGTGTAACCAGGGATGTTCAGTTCGGCCCGCTAATTGCCTTTGGGCTGGGCGGCATATACGTAAACCTGTTAAAGGACGTTTCCTTTCGCCTG
The window above is part of the Pelotomaculum thermopropionicum SI genome. Proteins encoded here:
- the PlsX gene encoding fatty acid/phospholipid biosynthesis enzyme; translation: MKIAIDAMGGDYAPREIVKGALLAAEQYRLNIILVGDEEQLRAELGRSNAGGLVNIVHAPEVIEMREHPAVAVRRKKNSSIVKATQLVRDGEASALVSAGSTGAAMAAALFGLGRIKGIDRPAIAGVLPNEKGLTVLLDAGANVDCKPYHLLQFGVMGYLYAKKIFGITCPRVGLLSNGEEETKGNEVTLAAYHLLQKAGINFVGNIEGRDLFNGNVDVAVCDGFVGNVVLKAGEGLAGALFKIMKEEISKSWLAKIGTVMAEPALKGFKSRLDYAEYGGAPLLGVNGISIICHGSSTAKAVKNAIRVARESVENRLLEDIRSSIESIEVKGAGGNLVQEID
- a CDS encoding predicted metal-binding protein (possibly nucleic acid-binding protein) encodes the protein MLKLDVARLKRAPGDSARFELLAESLPPLELQGELLEFSGPVKAVLNVANTGSALTVEGEASGRIKLNCSRCLDPFDYPFTVSVQETYTPVPDGGEETVPFSGDVLDITPEVLKSIILSLPMKAVCRMDCLGLCPGCGHNLNEGRCRCEGEDVDPRLSVLKNLIKGRERPE
- a CDS encoding acyl-CoA synthetase (NDP forming), whose amino-acid sequence is MADLTSFFNPGSVAVIGASRSPGKIGNVIVKNLIKSGYRGKIFPVNPKEAEIEGIPCYPSIERAPEPAGLAIISVPAAKVLEAAEECGKTGVKYLVVISAGFKETGKEGLELERRLVETCKKYKMRMLGPNCVGFMDTHVPINASFAAGFPMKDEIAFISQSGAMVLSILDWSFQAGLGFSKFVSLGNKAELTEAHLIEDAAEDPYTKVILCYIEDVENGPHFLEVARRASRKKPVIILKSGTSQAGAQAASSHTGALAGSDLAYETAFRQCGVIRARSMPELFDLAVAFACQPVPKGEKVAIITNSGGPGIVATDNVELKNLKMARFTKETLNELRSYLPPESNIYNPVDVLGDAKADRYRFALEKVLADPGVDSVVVLVCPAGVTEPLETARTMIELGKAYPEKPLFAAFMGGERLHGGVRALSEAKIPCFTFPEPAISAISGLVGYARTRERPQKEEVFNFKDLDKKIVKAIFYDVKKDNRLVLLGSEAAEVVAAYGVPVAPTVLSSSPEEAAGQADKIGYPVVLKIASPKIMHKTDVGGVKTGLATHDQVKAGFIEIMDNVHRYLPRVSVYGVEVQKMMPKGIELIIGVTRDVQFGPLIAFGLGGIYVNLLKDVSFRLTDGLSPREVINMIAETKAYTLLRGYRGEKPADIKAIIEIIGRVAKLVNDFPEITEMDINPVFAYNKGACALDVKITIS
- the PaaI gene encoding Uncharacterized protein (possibly involved in aromatic compounds catabolism) — translated: MTRESVNKIKRQRNLTRLLESDPFLTDEDLAHILKVSVQTIRLDRMELKIPELKERLKNVARGAGLQLRTLSGEELVGELVDLDVGKSGMSILTVTPAMTLSKTRIVRGHHLFAQANSLAVAVIDAEAALTGIARVNFKRPVYRGEKVLAKAVIKIKKGNKYMVKVTSYVKDEVVFLGRFLIFAVPGEVIPR